In a genomic window of Aggregatimonas sangjinii:
- the purE gene encoding 5-(carboxyamino)imidazole ribonucleotide mutase, translating to MSKVAVVMGSTSDLPVMQEAIDILKGFDIEVDVDIVSAHRTPEKLFDFSKNAHTNGYSVIIAGAGGAAHLPGMVASLSPLPVIGVPVKSSNSIDGWDSILSILQMPGGVPVATVALNGAKNAGILAAQIIGASDKCVLDKIVLYKEGLKQKVIEGAKSVSSKQ from the coding sequence CTACCCGTAATGCAGGAAGCCATAGATATATTGAAAGGTTTCGACATCGAGGTGGATGTGGATATCGTTTCGGCCCATCGTACCCCTGAAAAGCTTTTCGATTTCAGCAAAAATGCACATACGAACGGTTATTCCGTTATTATTGCCGGGGCGGGTGGTGCGGCACACTTACCGGGAATGGTCGCCTCATTATCTCCCTTGCCCGTAATCGGCGTGCCCGTAAAGAGCAGCAATTCTATCGATGGGTGGGACTCTATCCTCTCTATTCTTCAAATGCCTGGTGGTGTCCCCGTAGCGACCGTAGCATTAAACGGGGCGAAAAATGCCGGTATCCTCGCTGCGCAGATCATAGGAGCCTCCGACAAATGTGTTCTGGATAAGATTGTGCTGTATAAAGAGGGATTGAAACAAAAGGTCATCGAAGGAGCGAAATCAGTAAGCAGTAAGCAGTAG